One genomic region from Eublepharis macularius isolate TG4126 chromosome 18, MPM_Emac_v1.0, whole genome shotgun sequence encodes:
- the CCNB2 gene encoding G2/mitotic-specific cyclin-B2 yields MTADHSKSSSPASCTRSPAGETSNKPATRRDETVKEPLSAAMEVDLCQAFSQMLLRSNVEDVDANDGENPQLCSDYVKDIYCYLRKLELQQCVCPFYLDGAELNGRMRAILVDWLVQVHARFHLLQETLYMCVAIMDRYLQVQAVCRNELQLVGVTAMLLASKYEETYVPSIMDFVYITDRAYTSAQIRAMECKILKELDFVLGRPLPLHFLRRAIKVCEATAELYMLAKYLMELTLVDYDMVHFSPSETAAAALCLSQKVLLQGHWNSKLCYYTGYEEDGLALVMRHMAKNVVKVNKNLTKYTAVRTKYASSKFLRISTIPQLNCSPVKGLAAPLLGQSGRVT; encoded by the exons ATGACAGCAGATCACAGCAAGTCCAGCAGTCCAGCAAGTTGCACGCGGAGTCCAGCGGGAGAAACCAGCAACAAACCAGcaaccagaagagatgaaacagtcaag GAGCCCCTTTCAGCTGCTATGGAGGTGGACCTGTGCCAAGCCTTCTCGCAGATGCTGCTCAGAAGTAACGTAGAGGATGTTGATGCCAATGATGGGGAGAACCCCCAGCTCTGCAGTGACTACGTCAAGGACATCTATTGCTACCTGAGAAAGCTTGAA CTGCAGCAATGCGTGTGCCCCTTCTACCTCGACGGAGCAGAGCTCAACGGGCGTATGCGGGCCATTCTAGTAGACTGGCTGGTCCAAGTCCATGCGAGATTCCACCTTTTGCAGGAAACCCTCTACATGTGTGTTGCCATCATGGACCGCTACCTGCAA GTTCAAGCAGTCTGCCGAAATGAGCTCCAGCTGGTGGGCGTTACTGCGATGCTTCTGGCTTCCAAATATGAAGAGACGTATGTGCCAAGCATCATGGACTTTGTCTACATCACTGACCGAGCGTACACatcggcccagatcagggctatGGAGTGCAAGATCCTGAAGGAATTAGACTTCGTTCTCGGCCGGCCGCTTCCACTCCACTTCCTGAGAAGGGCCATCAAAGTCTGTGAG GCAACTGCTGAACTATACATGCTGGCAAAATACTTGATGGAACTGACACTTGTGGACTACGACATGGTGCACTTCAGCCCATCGGAGACAGCTGCTGCAGCTCTCTGCTTGTCTCAGAAGGTCCTTTTGCAAGGCCACTGG AACTCAAAGCTGTGTTACTACACTGGCTATGAAGAAGATGGCCTGGCCCTGGTCATGAGGCATATGGCCAAGAATGTAGTGAAAGTGAACAAGAATCTAACAAAGTACACG GCAGTCAGGACCAAGTACGCCAGCAGTAAGTTCCTGAGGATCAGCACCATCCCTCAGCTGAACTGCAGCCCCGTGAAGGGCCTTGCTGCGCCCCTGCTGGGACAATCCGGGCGGGTGACATGA